One Vicingaceae bacterium genomic region harbors:
- the gyrB gene encoding DNA gyrase subunit B translates to MSETKNYSAESIQILEGLEAVRKRPAMYIGDIGVKGLHHLVYEVVDNSIDEALAGYCNEIEVVIHKDNSITVKDNGRGIPVDIHPKENRSALEVVMTVLHAGGKFDKDSYKVSGGLHGVGVSCVNALSSYLKAEVHRDGKIWVQEYSKGKPLTEVKCIGDTDYRGTIVSFKPDDTIFTVTEYNYDTLAARMRELAFLNKGIRITLIDERNTDENGNPVKEEFYSEGGLKEFVMYLDQNRTPLIDEPIYIETDKFGMPVEIAMVYNTSFSENVHSYVNNINTHEGGTHLAGFRRGLTRTLKKYAEESGMLQKLKFEINGDDFREGLTAVISVKVAEPQFEGQTKTKLGNNEVMGVVDQAVSEMLTNYLEENPKAARQIINKVIIAAQARHAARKAREMVQRKNVLSGTGLPGKLADCSERDPSKCEIFLVEGDSAGGTAKQGRNRNFQAILPLRGKILNVEKAMQHKIFENEEIKNIYTALGVKVGTEEDERALDLSGLRYHKIIIMCDADVDGSHITTLIMTFFFRYMKEIIEHGYLYIATPPLYLVKKGNEQRYCWNDKERDQAIQELKGKGKESSVTVQRYKGLGEMNAEQLWETTMNPETRTLRKVTIESAAEADHTFSILMGDDVPQRREFIEKNAKYAKVDA, encoded by the coding sequence ATGAGTGAAACCAAGAATTATTCTGCAGAAAGTATTCAGATACTTGAAGGATTAGAAGCCGTACGTAAACGCCCTGCGATGTATATCGGCGACATAGGTGTCAAAGGGCTGCATCATTTGGTATATGAGGTGGTAGACAATTCCATTGACGAGGCATTGGCGGGTTATTGTAACGAAATAGAGGTAGTTATTCACAAAGATAATTCCATCACGGTGAAAGACAATGGTCGAGGAATACCTGTAGATATTCATCCCAAAGAAAATCGTTCGGCACTTGAAGTTGTTATGACCGTATTGCATGCCGGAGGAAAATTTGATAAAGATTCATACAAAGTTTCCGGGGGGTTGCACGGTGTAGGTGTATCATGTGTGAATGCCCTTTCATCATACTTAAAAGCCGAAGTGCACAGAGACGGAAAAATATGGGTGCAAGAATATAGCAAAGGCAAACCATTGACTGAAGTGAAATGTATCGGTGATACCGATTATCGTGGTACGATAGTGTCCTTTAAACCGGACGACACAATTTTTACCGTTACCGAATACAACTATGATACTCTTGCAGCTCGAATGCGAGAATTGGCATTTCTGAACAAAGGAATAAGAATTACATTGATTGACGAAAGAAATACTGATGAAAATGGCAATCCGGTAAAAGAAGAATTCTATTCTGAAGGAGGTCTAAAAGAGTTTGTTATGTATTTGGATCAAAACCGCACACCTTTGATTGATGAACCAATTTACATTGAAACGGATAAATTTGGTATGCCTGTTGAGATAGCCATGGTGTATAATACTTCGTTTTCCGAGAATGTTCATTCGTATGTGAATAATATCAATACTCACGAGGGAGGAACACATTTGGCGGGTTTTAGAAGAGGATTAACCAGAACTTTGAAGAAATATGCCGAAGAGAGTGGAATGTTGCAAAAACTCAAGTTTGAAATTAATGGAGATGACTTTCGTGAAGGTCTTACAGCGGTAATTTCAGTAAAAGTTGCAGAGCCACAATTTGAAGGGCAAACCAAAACAAAATTGGGAAACAACGAAGTGATGGGTGTTGTTGATCAGGCAGTGAGTGAGATGTTGACAAACTATCTGGAAGAAAATCCTAAGGCTGCACGGCAAATTATCAATAAGGTGATTATTGCTGCTCAGGCAAGACATGCTGCCCGGAAAGCCCGTGAAATGGTGCAACGCAAGAATGTTTTGAGCGGGACCGGATTGCCCGGAAAACTTGCCGATTGTTCTGAAAGAGATCCATCGAAATGTGAAATTTTCCTTGTTGAGGGTGATTCTGCCGGTGGTACCGCCAAGCAAGGAAGAAACAGGAATTTTCAGGCAATATTACCGTTGCGGGGTAAAATTTTGAATGTTGAAAAAGCCATGCAACATAAAATCTTTGAAAATGAAGAAATTAAAAACATATACACAGCCCTGGGTGTCAAGGTTGGAACGGAAGAAGATGAAAGAGCCCTGGATTTAAGCGGTCTGAGATATCACAAAATTATTATCATGTGTGATGCCGATGTGGATGGAAGCCACATTACCACTCTGATTATGACATTCTTTTTCCGCTATATGAAAGAGATTATCGAGCATGGTTATCTTTATATTGCTACACCGCCGTTGTATTTGGTAAAAAAAGGCAACGAACAACGTTATTGTTGGAATGATAAAGAAAGGGATCAAGCCATTCAAGAATTGAAAGGTAAAGGCAAAGAAAGTTCTGTTACGGTGCAACGCTATAAAGGTTTGGGAGAAATGAACGCCGAACAATTGTGGGAAACTACAATGAATCCGGAAACACGTACCTTGAGAAAAGTAACCATCGAAAGTGCTGCTGAAGCCGATCACACATTTTCCATATTGATGGGAGACGATGTGCCTCAAAGACGGGAGTTTATAGAAAAGAATGCAAAATACGCCAAAGTTGATGCATGA
- the tsaD gene encoding tRNA N6-adenosine threonylcarbamoyltransferase, translating to MKDKVHILAIESSCDDTSAAVLENLKVKSNIISSQNVHQKYGGVVPELASRDHEKNIGWLVDLSLKEAGIDLKEIDAIAVTQGPGLLGSLIVGVNFAKSLAMAIERPIIAVNHMEAHVLAHFIDDPRIHQGLRFPFLALTVSGGHTQLYLWESDVQYTILGQTLDDAAGEAFDKIAKLLGLPYPGGPMIDRLSQKGNAGKFSFPHPKVEDFHFSFSGLKTAVLYFLQDKTKDDPDFISRNLHDIAASVQKTIVDILLSEVEKAIAHTGIRQWVICGGVSANSLLRSEALLLAQKTKTEVFMLPLEYTTDNAAMIGAAAWFKYKRGLFSPLSFAAKARL from the coding sequence ATGAAAGATAAAGTGCATATATTGGCCATTGAATCTTCGTGCGACGATACGTCAGCAGCAGTTTTGGAAAATCTGAAAGTAAAATCCAATATTATAAGTTCTCAAAATGTACACCAGAAATATGGCGGTGTGGTGCCTGAGCTTGCTTCCAGAGACCATGAAAAAAACATTGGTTGGTTGGTTGACCTTTCACTAAAAGAAGCCGGGATTGATCTAAAAGAAATAGATGCTATAGCGGTAACACAAGGTCCCGGATTGCTTGGTTCATTGATAGTTGGTGTGAATTTTGCCAAAAGTTTGGCAATGGCCATTGAAAGACCTATAATTGCCGTCAATCACATGGAAGCACATGTTTTGGCCCATTTTATCGACGATCCAAGAATTCATCAAGGTCTACGGTTTCCTTTTTTGGCACTGACTGTTTCCGGTGGACACACTCAGCTATATTTGTGGGAAAGTGACGTTCAATATACAATTTTGGGACAAACATTAGATGATGCGGCGGGAGAGGCCTTCGATAAAATTGCCAAGTTGCTTGGGTTGCCTTATCCCGGTGGTCCCATGATAGACCGCTTGTCACAAAAAGGAAATGCCGGAAAATTTTCATTTCCACATCCTAAAGTTGAAGATTTTCACTTTAGTTTTAGTGGATTAAAAACAGCAGTTTTGTATTTCCTGCAGGATAAAACCAAAGACGACCCGGATTTTATTTCACGAAATTTACATGATATAGCTGCATCTGTACAAAAAACAATTGTGGATATTTTACTTTCCGAAGTTGAAAAAGCCATTGCACATACCGGCATCAGACAATGGGTAATATGTGGTGGGGTTTCTGCTAACTCATTGCTCCGCTCCGAAGCTTTGTTGTTGGCCCAAAAAACCAAAACAGAAGTTTTTATGTTACCTTTAGAATATACCACCGATAATGCTGCCATGATTGGAGCTGCGGCTTGGTTTAAATACAAAAGGGGACTTTTCAGCCCCCTTTCGTTTGCAGCAAAAGCCCGTTTATAA